GCTGTTTACTCGGTAGCCCATGTGATCGCGCACGAGCCGCTGCACTGGCACGGCGCGATGCTCCTCGGCATGAAGGCATGCGTGGTGGTTTTCGTAGGGGCGCTGTCAGCCCTTCTCAACGAGCGGTACCATGAGCGTGAACATCAGTACCGCGAGGCGGTGCACGAGCGCGGAGCCCTCGCCGAAGAACTGCATCACCGCGTGGACGAATTGCAGGCGATCTCGGATCTGACGTCGATCATCCACTCGAGTCTCGAAGTCGAGCATGCTGCCCCGAGCATCATGAGGATCCTCGGTATAGCTCTCGGCGTGGAGCGCGCGACCTTGATCGTGATGGATAAGCGCAGCGGCGATACACTCTTTCGCGGAACCCACGGTGTGTCGAGATTCCCGGAGGACACCCCGCGCGATCTCGCCGCTGTCGAGTCACTTGGACCGGAAGATCAGGTCCTGCTTGCTGGGCACCACCTCTCGTGCCGCTCCGTGTTCGAGCACCAAAGGTTCTCTGTCCTATTCTGCACGGACTCGGATGCGCTCGAACGCCTTGGCCAGCGTGATCTGGCCGTGTTGGGAGCGGTCTGTTCGGCGCTTGTCGTGGCGGTTGAGAACTCCCAGCTCTATAAGCTCAGTCTTCGGCTAGCGGTCACCGACGAGCTCACCGGCTTGAACAACTACCGTTTTTTCCAGCAGCGTCTCGATGAGGAAGTAGAGCGTTCGCGGCGCTACCATAACGATGTCTCACTGTTAATGATCGACGCCGACAGCTTTAAGGACTTCAACGATTCCTACGGGCACGTCGCGGGCGATGTCGCGCTTGCCGATATCGGACAAGTGCTTCGCGACGCCGTCCGTGAGGTGGATGTTGTCGCTCGCTACGGAGGAGAAGAGTTCTCGGTCATCTTGCCGGAGACTGACGGCGCGGGCGCGTTCGTTGCGGCCGAGAAGATCCGCGAGTCGATTGCCGCGTTTGAGTTCTTGGACGCCGACGGGAAACGAGGTCCCCGGTTGACCGTTAGCATCGGGCTTGCGTCGTTCCCTGAGCACGCCGAGGACAAGGAAGCACTGCTGCGCCATGCTGATGAGGCGCTTTACCAGGCAAAGAGGGTCGGTAAGAATCGCGTGCGCTCGGCCACGGCCTTCTTGAGGCGCAGCTGGAGCGACGCGTCGAAAACGAGGGGAGACGACGAGTGAACAACAGGTACGCATTTCTCGGCCCTGCGGGGACGTTTACCGAGGAGGCGCTGCGATCGCTTGGGATACCGGATCTCGAAGCAATTCCGTGTGTGTCGATCGAAGACGTATTCGCGACAGTGGAGCGCGGGAAGGCTGACGCCGGGATCGTGCCGATCGAGAACTCCGTCGAAGGCAGCGTGAACTCAACGCTTGACGCGCTCGCGTTCGACTGCGGCCTCACGATATCGCGCGAGGTCGTGCTCGACATCCACCATGCGCTCATCGCCGCCCCCGGGGAGTCGCTTGAGAGCACTTCGATCGTGGCGAGCCATCCGCACGCCACCGCGCAGTGCCGTAAGTGGCTTGCCGGAAACCTGCCGGGCGCGGTGGTGGAGGCCACCAACTCCACGGCCGAGGCGGTCCGCCGGGCGGTGGCTGAACCGGGGGTCGCCGCGGTGGGGACTCGGCTCGCAGCGGAGCTGCATGGCGGCGTGCTTCTCGCCGAGAGCATCGAGGACTTCGCGGGCAACCAGACGCGCTTCGTGGTGGTCGGCCGCCGCGCGCACGAGCCTACGGGTGACGACAAGACTACGCTCGCACTCTTCTTGCATGAGGACAGACCCGGAGCGCTCCTGATGATCCTTTCGGAGTTCGCGTACGGGTCGATCAACCTCACCAAGATCCAATCGCGCCCCACAAAGCGGGCGCTCGGCGAGTACATGTTCTTCGTGACACTCGAAGGTCACGCCGAGGATCCCGCCGTGGCGCTCGCGCTTGAGTGCTTGCGGCTGAAGCTCAGACGCGTGAGGGTGCTCGGGAGTTACCCGAGAGCACGGTAGTTGGATAAGCTGTTATGATATTCAGTATTATCGCCGTGTGCGCTGAACTGGGCGGTTACTATGC
The window above is part of the Clostridiales bacterium genome. Proteins encoded here:
- the pheA gene encoding prephenate dehydratase, with amino-acid sequence MNNRYAFLGPAGTFTEEALRSLGIPDLEAIPCVSIEDVFATVERGKADAGIVPIENSVEGSVNSTLDALAFDCGLTISREVVLDIHHALIAAPGESLESTSIVASHPHATAQCRKWLAGNLPGAVVEATNSTAEAVRRAVAEPGVAAVGTRLAAELHGGVLLAESIEDFAGNQTRFVVVGRRAHEPTGDDKTTLALFLHEDRPGALLMILSEFAYGSINLTKIQSRPTKRALGEYMFFVTLEGHAEDPAVALALECLRLKLRRVRVLGSYPRAR
- a CDS encoding GGDEF domain-containing protein — its product is MAEHTDSSRLIDERAYLATRVLLTAFAWLLIAAGQATGTLELASPLIVSGALAATIVTAGVAFALIVSSVRFDRVLVWAAPADLAVLALFIPALHDFGDPVLAVVVAFVAFYGHILTRWPATFVTVVAAAVYSVAHVIAHEPLHWHGAMLLGMKACVVVFVGALSALLNERYHEREHQYREAVHERGALAEELHHRVDELQAISDLTSIIHSSLEVEHAAPSIMRILGIALGVERATLIVMDKRSGDTLFRGTHGVSRFPEDTPRDLAAVESLGPEDQVLLAGHHLSCRSVFEHQRFSVLFCTDSDALERLGQRDLAVLGAVCSALVVAVENSQLYKLSLRLAVTDELTGLNNYRFFQQRLDEEVERSRRYHNDVSLLMIDADSFKDFNDSYGHVAGDVALADIGQVLRDAVREVDVVARYGGEEFSVILPETDGAGAFVAAEKIRESIAAFEFLDADGKRGPRLTVSIGLASFPEHAEDKEALLRHADEALYQAKRVGKNRVRSATAFLRRSWSDASKTRGDDE